One segment of Kitasatospora viridis DNA contains the following:
- a CDS encoding L,D-transpeptidase, with translation MRSKRISGAAAVLLVGSALSLTTACSGSNPAKPDAGGSPAATAPDAPAPGTAAPAAKASKAALSVQPADGATGVAPTSPVKVSVADGKLTQVTVTGPDGKPVAGTVGPDGNWAPAAALAVSAKYQVSAQAVDASGAATTTTSSFTTLTPKKTESVKDNLTDQKQYGVGMIISVTFDQPVKDKKAAEQAVKVVASDGTTVRGHWFDGDTRLDIRPEKYWTPGTTVTVTRRVSNVELSPGVYGAKDVDESFTIGRSKISTADAAAHMMTVVENGVTLPPIKITAGSDENPSWNGTMVVFDKEPMVHMVSSTTTIKGQPYDVWEPHGLQITATGSYVHGNPKAAAVAGLSNISHGCIGLPDSEKGDDNSVAGKFYQDSMIGDVVIIKNSVGEQVDPANGLSGWSLPWAQW, from the coding sequence ATGCGCTCGAAGCGGATCTCCGGCGCTGCGGCGGTACTGCTGGTCGGAAGTGCGCTTTCACTGACCACGGCTTGCAGCGGCTCGAACCCGGCCAAGCCCGACGCCGGCGGGTCGCCGGCCGCGACGGCCCCGGACGCGCCGGCGCCCGGCACGGCGGCGCCCGCGGCGAAGGCCTCGAAGGCGGCGCTCTCGGTGCAGCCGGCTGACGGGGCCACAGGAGTGGCGCCGACCAGCCCCGTCAAGGTGTCGGTCGCCGACGGCAAGCTCACCCAGGTGACGGTGACCGGGCCGGACGGCAAGCCGGTGGCGGGCACGGTCGGCCCGGACGGCAACTGGGCGCCGGCCGCGGCGCTCGCCGTCTCGGCGAAGTACCAGGTGAGCGCGCAGGCCGTGGACGCCTCGGGGGCGGCGACCACGACCACCAGCAGCTTCACCACGCTGACGCCGAAGAAGACCGAGTCGGTCAAGGACAACCTGACCGACCAGAAGCAGTACGGCGTCGGCATGATCATCAGCGTCACCTTCGACCAGCCCGTCAAGGACAAGAAGGCGGCCGAGCAGGCGGTCAAGGTGGTCGCCTCGGACGGCACCACGGTGCGCGGGCACTGGTTCGACGGCGACACCCGGCTGGACATCCGGCCGGAGAAGTACTGGACGCCCGGCACCACCGTGACGGTGACCCGCCGGGTCAGCAACGTGGAGCTCTCGCCCGGGGTCTACGGCGCCAAGGACGTCGACGAGTCCTTCACCATCGGCCGCTCGAAGATCAGCACCGCGGACGCCGCCGCGCACATGATGACCGTGGTGGAGAACGGCGTCACGCTGCCGCCCATCAAGATCACCGCCGGCTCCGACGAGAACCCGTCGTGGAACGGCACCATGGTGGTCTTCGACAAGGAGCCGATGGTCCACATGGTCTCGTCGACCACCACCATCAAGGGCCAGCCCTACGACGTGTGGGAGCCGCACGGCCTGCAGATCACCGCCACCGGCTCCTACGTGCACGGCAACCCCAAGGCGGCTGCGGTGGCCGGCCTGAGCAACATCAGCCACGGCTGCATCGGCCTGCCGGACAGCGAGAAGGGCGACGACAACTCGGTGGCCGGCAAGTTCTACCAGGACTCGATGATCGGCGACGTGGTGATCATCAAGAACTCGGTGGGCGAGCAGGTCGACCCGGCCAACGGCCTGAGCGGCTGGAGCCTGCCGTGGGCCCAGTGGTAG
- a CDS encoding aminopeptidase C has product MTTGDEDSRRAMDRSLTPDQLGLFEEEFAARPGNRLMQNAVTQTPVDDVALDRRVLTGIDHSVSHHLDAWRVTNQKQSGRCWMFAGLNLLRVGAARKLGVKDFEFSQNHLLWWDKFEKANHFLEAVIETSDREVDDRTVAHLLADPTSDGGQWNMFVALVAKHGLVPKSAMPETASSSATRAMNRDLKTLLRRGARELRGQAGEGAEAQRRTKREVLAAVHRLISIHLGTPPQRFLWQWEDTDGVFHRDGWLTPAQFAASYVQLPLEEYVCLVHDPRATSPVGRTFTVEYLGNVVDGPPVVYLNTPVELLKSLAMDAIVGGEPVWFGCDVEKMMRADAGVWDAALFDYPAVYDAPFAMDKADRLLHHETQMTHAMLFTGVDVLDGSPRRWRVENSWGEEKADKGFWTMNDSWFGEHVFEIAVRRSALPPELAAALDQPPIVLPLWDPMGALAD; this is encoded by the coding sequence GTGACCACCGGAGACGAAGACTCCCGCCGGGCCATGGATCGGAGCCTGACCCCGGATCAGCTCGGGCTCTTCGAGGAGGAGTTCGCGGCCCGCCCGGGGAACCGGCTGATGCAGAACGCCGTCACCCAGACGCCGGTGGACGACGTGGCGCTGGACCGCCGGGTGCTCACCGGGATCGACCACTCGGTCTCCCATCACCTGGACGCCTGGCGGGTCACCAACCAGAAGCAGAGCGGGCGTTGCTGGATGTTCGCCGGGCTCAACCTGCTCCGGGTCGGCGCGGCGCGCAAACTCGGCGTGAAGGACTTCGAGTTCTCGCAGAACCACCTGCTCTGGTGGGACAAGTTCGAGAAGGCGAACCACTTCCTCGAAGCGGTGATCGAGACCTCTGACCGGGAGGTCGACGACCGCACCGTCGCCCACCTGCTGGCCGACCCGACCAGCGACGGCGGGCAGTGGAACATGTTCGTCGCCCTGGTCGCCAAGCACGGCCTGGTGCCGAAGTCGGCCATGCCGGAGACCGCGAGCTCCTCCGCGACCCGGGCGATGAACCGGGACCTGAAGACGCTGCTCCGCCGGGGCGCCCGCGAGCTGCGCGGGCAGGCGGGCGAGGGCGCCGAGGCGCAGCGCCGGACCAAGCGCGAGGTGCTGGCCGCCGTCCACCGGCTGATCAGCATCCACCTCGGCACGCCGCCGCAGCGGTTCCTCTGGCAGTGGGAGGACACCGACGGGGTGTTCCACCGCGACGGCTGGCTCACCCCCGCGCAGTTCGCCGCCTCCTACGTGCAGCTGCCGCTGGAGGAGTACGTCTGCCTGGTGCACGACCCTCGCGCGACCAGCCCGGTGGGCCGCACCTTCACCGTCGAGTACCTGGGCAACGTGGTGGACGGCCCGCCGGTGGTCTACCTCAACACGCCGGTGGAGCTGCTCAAGTCCCTCGCGATGGACGCCATCGTCGGTGGAGAGCCGGTCTGGTTCGGCTGCGACGTGGAGAAGATGATGCGCGCGGACGCCGGCGTCTGGGACGCCGCCCTCTTCGACTACCCGGCCGTCTACGACGCCCCGTTCGCCATGGACAAGGCCGACCGCCTGCTGCACCACGAGACCCAGATGACCCACGCGATGCTGTTCACCGGCGTCGACGTGCTGGACGGCAGCCCGCGCCGCTGGCGGGTGGAGAACAGCTGGGGCGAGGAGAAGGCCGACAAGGGCTTCTGGACGATGAACGACTCATGGTTCGGCGAGCACGTCTTCGAGATCGCGGTCCGCCGCTCGGCGCTGCCGCCCGAGCTGGCCGCCGCCCTCGACCAGCCGCCGATCGTGCTGCCCCTGTGGGACCCGATGGGCGCGCTGGCCGACTGA
- a CDS encoding winged helix-turn-helix transcriptional regulator: protein MDDDRPGKDEDRPRGFGQFCAAARALEVLGERWTLLVVREMLLGSTRFSQFQQGLPRISRTMLSARLKTLQRAGVAERLPDGGYRLTGAGRALRGVVAELGGWATEWDRRPLRPDHLDPQVLAFDMHRRVHLDRLPGAPTVVELRLRRTRPERFFLHTSPAGLTLCSDDLGLPVDLRVQADLAALTAWWTGDLDWDELLRTGAARLDGSDELCRAFPTWFRGYAFAPQP, encoded by the coding sequence ATGGACGACGACCGACCCGGCAAGGACGAGGACCGGCCCCGCGGGTTCGGGCAGTTCTGCGCGGCCGCCCGCGCCCTGGAGGTGCTCGGCGAGCGCTGGACGCTGCTGGTCGTCCGGGAGATGCTGCTCGGCTCGACCCGCTTCTCCCAGTTCCAGCAGGGGCTGCCGAGGATCTCCCGCACCATGCTCTCCGCCCGGCTGAAGACCCTTCAGCGCGCGGGCGTCGCCGAGCGCCTGCCGGACGGCGGGTACCGGCTCACCGGGGCCGGCCGGGCACTGCGCGGCGTGGTCGCCGAGCTCGGCGGCTGGGCGACCGAGTGGGACCGCCGCCCGCTGCGGCCCGACCACCTCGACCCGCAGGTGCTCGCCTTCGACATGCACCGCCGGGTCCACCTCGACCGGCTCCCGGGCGCGCCCACCGTGGTCGAGCTGCGCCTGCGCCGGACCCGCCCGGAGCGCTTCTTCCTGCACACCTCCCCGGCCGGCCTGACGCTCTGTTCGGACGACCTCGGGCTCCCCGTCGACCTGCGGGTCCAGGCGGACCTGGCGGCGCTCACCGCCTGGTGGACGGGCGACCTCGACTGGGACGAGCTGCTGCGCACCGGCGCGGCCCGGCTGGACGGTTCCGACGAACTGTGCCGGGCCTTCCCGACCTGGTTCCGCGGCTACGCCTTCGCGCCCCAGCCGTAG
- a CDS encoding PadR family transcriptional regulator produces MTDRSMQEPTLLVLTALADAPRHGYALLREVTAISGGRVKLRAGTLYGALDRLLGQGLVRVESEEVVDGRARRTYALSATGREVLAAEAERLRAVAAEAERRLAGAARAPKPRPGFAS; encoded by the coding sequence ATGACGGATCGTTCGATGCAAGAGCCCACGCTGCTCGTGCTGACCGCGCTGGCCGACGCGCCGCGGCACGGGTACGCGCTGCTGCGGGAGGTGACCGCGATCTCTGGGGGACGGGTGAAACTCCGGGCCGGGACGCTCTACGGAGCCCTGGACCGCCTGCTCGGGCAGGGCCTGGTGCGGGTGGAGAGCGAGGAGGTGGTCGACGGGCGGGCCCGCCGGACCTACGCGCTCTCCGCCACCGGGCGCGAGGTGCTGGCCGCCGAGGCCGAGCGGCTGCGCGCCGTGGCCGCCGAGGCCGAGCGCCGCCTGGCCGGCGCCGCCCGCGCCCCGAAGCCGCGCCCCGGGTTCGCCTCGTGA
- a CDS encoding DoxX family protein: MSADRSARLLSGLLLTAGVAHFAMPRPFDATIPRSLPGRPRTWTQLSGVAELAIGAAVAHPRTRRAGALAAAGFFTAVFPANVKMAVDWQDKPAPQRAAAIARLPLQVPLVLWALRVGRR; this comes from the coding sequence ATGTCCGCCGACCGATCCGCCCGCCTGCTCAGCGGCCTGCTGCTGACGGCGGGAGTCGCGCACTTCGCCATGCCCCGGCCGTTCGACGCGACCATCCCGCGCTCCCTGCCCGGCCGCCCGCGCACCTGGACCCAGCTCAGCGGCGTCGCGGAACTGGCGATCGGCGCCGCCGTCGCCCACCCGCGCACCCGCCGGGCCGGCGCGCTGGCCGCCGCCGGGTTCTTCACCGCCGTCTTCCCCGCCAACGTCAAGATGGCCGTCGACTGGCAGGACAAGCCGGCCCCGCAGCGCGCCGCCGCGATCGCCCGGCTGCCGCTCCAGGTGCCGCTGGTGCTCTGGGCCCTGCGGGTCGGGCGCCGCTGA
- a CDS encoding threonine/serine exporter family protein, producing the protein MSRKSPPVRGNDAPAPAAPLRRLLLELGDALLSGGLPVHDVEEELHSLGRALGAPGVRVAALTNGLFVALEPQEATRFQPVGAALRFEQTADVLHLVRRLRTGELDEDRALAELDAIRRAPARWPTWVADLGVLPVGMGICMFLQPVAANVLAAGAGSLIVVGLTVLARRLPLLRPLLPVTAGFLVSLLVLALAQASLLDGPLRTIVATLAILLPGGLLVTGLSEIAAGAASAGTARLVSGAVQLALFLAGVAAAAAAIGMPATALANVQVAKPSWWIIVLGLALAVAGLVINVNTPPPAIPWIIAVITASTTVQVVVGSEHGAAVGGLAGAVTAAVAATLVSWLPGGPLWQVLYLPAFWIVVPGSFGLLNTAQIEVSNGAQSLLAAVSAVFGVSIGTLIGSVISRIPRPAVRHTLPAR; encoded by the coding sequence ATGTCCAGAAAGTCACCACCGGTCCGGGGCAATGACGCCCCGGCACCGGCCGCACCACTGCGCCGCCTGCTGCTCGAACTGGGTGACGCCCTGTTGAGCGGCGGCCTGCCCGTCCACGACGTCGAGGAGGAGCTCCATTCGCTGGGGCGGGCCCTCGGGGCGCCCGGCGTACGGGTCGCCGCACTGACGAACGGTCTGTTCGTCGCCCTGGAGCCGCAGGAGGCGACCAGGTTCCAGCCGGTCGGCGCCGCCCTGCGGTTCGAGCAGACGGCCGACGTGCTGCACCTGGTGCGGCGGCTGCGCACCGGGGAGCTCGACGAGGACCGGGCGCTGGCCGAGCTGGACGCGATCCGCCGCGCGCCGGCCCGCTGGCCGACCTGGGTCGCGGACCTCGGGGTGCTGCCGGTCGGGATGGGCATCTGCATGTTCCTCCAGCCGGTGGCGGCGAACGTGCTGGCGGCCGGCGCGGGCTCGCTGATCGTGGTGGGGCTGACCGTGCTGGCGCGGCGGCTGCCGCTGCTGCGACCGCTGCTGCCGGTCACCGCCGGCTTCCTGGTCTCGCTGCTGGTGCTGGCGCTGGCCCAGGCCTCGCTGCTGGACGGGCCGCTGCGCACCATCGTGGCCACCCTGGCGATCCTGCTGCCGGGCGGGCTGCTGGTCACCGGGCTGTCCGAGATCGCCGCGGGTGCGGCCAGCGCCGGCACCGCCCGGCTGGTGTCCGGGGCGGTGCAGCTCGCGCTCTTCCTCGCCGGGGTGGCCGCCGCCGCGGCCGCGATCGGCATGCCGGCCACGGCCTTGGCCAACGTGCAGGTGGCCAAGCCGAGTTGGTGGATCATCGTGCTGGGCCTGGCGCTCGCGGTGGCCGGGCTGGTGATCAACGTGAACACCCCGCCGCCGGCCATCCCGTGGATCATCGCGGTGATCACGGCCAGCACCACCGTGCAGGTGGTGGTCGGCTCCGAGCACGGCGCGGCGGTCGGCGGGCTGGCCGGCGCGGTCACCGCGGCGGTCGCGGCCACCCTGGTCTCCTGGCTGCCCGGCGGGCCGCTCTGGCAGGTGCTCTACCTGCCGGCGTTCTGGATCGTGGTGCCGGGCTCGTTCGGCCTGCTCAACACCGCGCAGATCGAGGTGAGCAACGGGGCGCAGTCGCTGCTGGCGGCCGTCTCGGCGGTCTTCGGGGTGTCGATCGGCACCCTGATCGGCTCGGTGATCAGCCGGATCCCCCGGCCGGCGGTCCGTCACACGCTGCCCGCCCGCTGA
- a CDS encoding ADP-ribosylglycohydrolase family protein: MTARTPVPSPVPSPALDSLHGLVLGDAFGDQWLAVSPDEAPGRYLARELRPGPWEWTDDSAMAQVLVRHLVVHGEVRQSALAGEFAAAYAADPDRGYGPSMHRVLRAIGEGGDWRAVTTGLFGGQGSHGNGAAMRVAPLGAWFAADLDLVVEQAHRSAVVTHAHPEAAAGAVAVALAAALAARGRTAPAPGRAGFLQQVAELLPDSDVRSGLRIAARMPAGTSVRHAAAVLGSGYRLSAPDTVPFALWAAAGHLDDLPQALWTTLGSWGDTDTTCAIAAGVVAARTGAAGVPDQWLTACEPVPDPAGR; encoded by the coding sequence ATGACCGCCCGCACCCCCGTCCCCAGCCCCGTCCCCTCCCCCGCGCTCGACAGTCTGCACGGGCTCGTCCTCGGCGACGCCTTCGGCGACCAGTGGCTGGCGGTGAGCCCCGACGAGGCCCCGGGCCGGTACCTGGCGCGGGAGTTGCGGCCCGGGCCGTGGGAGTGGACCGACGACTCGGCGATGGCCCAGGTGCTGGTGCGCCACCTCGTCGTGCACGGCGAGGTCCGGCAGTCCGCGCTGGCCGGGGAGTTCGCCGCCGCCTACGCCGCCGACCCGGACCGGGGCTACGGCCCGTCGATGCACCGGGTGCTGCGCGCGATCGGCGAGGGGGGCGACTGGCGCGCCGTCACCACCGGGCTGTTCGGCGGGCAGGGCTCGCACGGCAACGGCGCCGCGATGCGGGTGGCGCCGCTGGGCGCCTGGTTCGCGGCCGACCTCGACCTGGTCGTCGAGCAGGCGCACCGCTCGGCCGTGGTGACGCACGCGCATCCGGAGGCGGCCGCCGGTGCCGTCGCCGTCGCGCTCGCGGCGGCACTGGCGGCCCGTGGCCGCACGGCGCCGGCGCCCGGGCGGGCCGGCTTCCTCCAGCAGGTCGCCGAGTTGCTCCCGGACAGCGACGTGCGCTCCGGCCTGCGGATCGCCGCCCGGATGCCGGCCGGCACCAGCGTGCGGCACGCGGCGGCGGTGCTGGGCTCGGGCTACCGGCTGTCGGCGCCGGACACCGTGCCGTTCGCCCTGTGGGCCGCCGCCGGGCACCTGGACGACCTGCCGCAGGCCCTGTGGACCACCCTCGGCAGCTGGGGCGACACCGACACCACCTGCGCGATCGCGGCCGGCGTGGTGGCCGCCCGGACGGGGGCGGCCGGCGTGCCGGACCAGTGGCTGACGGCGTGTGAGCCCGTTCCCGACCCGGCCGGCCGCTGA
- a CDS encoding DUF1707 and FHA domain-containing protein: MTRAELPTSILRPSESERERALEVLREGASDGRLSHDTFLGRLDLVLRATSRAELDAALAGLPVGGRLESAVLRAVGRISGFRARFTRAWRSEQLPGLKLPQARLRLLTIGRVPGSGLLLNDASVSRQHAELRREGSGWVLYDLGSTNGTHVNGHRIAGAVRVRAGDLVRFGHLEYRLEPSAETGADGPSGQGW; the protein is encoded by the coding sequence ATGACGCGTGCAGAGCTCCCCACCTCCATCCTCCGGCCGTCCGAGAGCGAACGGGAACGGGCGTTGGAGGTGCTGCGCGAGGGCGCGAGCGACGGGCGCCTGTCGCACGACACCTTCCTCGGCCGGCTGGACCTGGTGCTGCGCGCCACCAGCCGCGCCGAGTTGGACGCGGCGCTGGCCGGCCTGCCGGTCGGCGGTCGGCTGGAGTCCGCGGTGCTCCGGGCGGTCGGCCGGATATCCGGGTTCCGGGCGCGGTTCACCCGGGCCTGGCGCAGCGAGCAGTTGCCGGGCCTCAAGCTGCCGCAGGCCCGCCTGCGGTTGCTGACGATCGGCCGGGTGCCCGGATCCGGACTGCTGCTCAACGACGCCTCGGTCTCCCGGCAGCACGCCGAGCTGCGGCGCGAAGGCAGCGGCTGGGTGCTGTACGACCTCGGCTCGACCAACGGCACGCACGTGAACGGGCACCGGATCGCGGGCGCCGTGCGGGTGCGGGCCGGCGACCTGGTGCGCTTCGGCCACCTGGAGTACCGGCTGGAGCCGTCGGCCGAGACCGGCGCCGACGGCCCCTCCGGGCAGGGTTGGTGA
- a CDS encoding pyridoxamine 5'-phosphate oxidase family protein, producing the protein MKITEPPRGPERRKQDVLARLASELDVWVASADADGAPCLVPLWFRWDGQFLWLATRPTNPTGRNLRDGGRARLAFGDTRDVVLIDGDVTAFTARTVPAAAAEGFLARSGWDPRASSKPYAYFRVRPRAVQAWNGEHELAGRHLMRDGRWVV; encoded by the coding sequence ATGAAGATCACCGAGCCCCCGCGCGGGCCCGAACGCCGCAAGCAGGACGTGCTGGCCAGGTTGGCGAGCGAGCTCGACGTCTGGGTCGCCTCGGCGGACGCCGACGGCGCGCCCTGCCTGGTCCCGCTCTGGTTCCGCTGGGACGGCCAGTTCCTCTGGCTCGCCACCCGGCCGACCAACCCCACCGGCCGCAACCTGCGGGACGGCGGGCGGGCCCGGCTGGCGTTCGGGGACACCCGGGACGTCGTGCTGATCGACGGCGACGTGACGGCCTTCACGGCGCGGACCGTGCCCGCGGCGGCGGCCGAGGGGTTCCTGGCGAGGTCGGGCTGGGATCCCCGGGCCTCCTCGAAGCCCTACGCCTACTTCCGGGTGCGGCCGCGCGCCGTGCAGGCCTGGAACGGGGAGCACGAGTTGGCCGGCCGCCACCTCATGCGGGACGGGCGGTGGGTGGTCTGA